A window of Bufo gargarizans isolate SCDJY-AF-19 chromosome 9, ASM1485885v1, whole genome shotgun sequence contains these coding sequences:
- the SSNA1 gene encoding Sjoegren syndrome nuclear autoantigen 1 encodes MSQQGAALQTYNNELVKCIEDLCSKRDELNRQIQQEEEEKNKLQNDIRILTEKLSRINESLARKMASRNEFDKTIAETQAAYMKILESSQTLLNVLKREAGNLGKATEVRGNAPST; translated from the exons ATGAGCCAACAGGGAGCGGCGCTGCAGACCTACAACAACGAGCTGGTGAAAT GTATTGAAGATCTCTGCAGCAAAAGAGACGAACTGAACCGTCAGAtccaacaggaggaggaggagaagaacaaGCTGCAGAACGACATCCGCATCCTCACCGAGAAACTCTCCAGAATCAACGAGAGCCTCGCCAGGAAAATGGCCTCAAGAAATGAGTTTGATAAAACCATTGCAGAAACGCAGGCCGCGTACATGAAG ATTCTGGAAAGTTCACAGACCTTACTGAATGTCTTGAAGAGGGAGGCGGGCAACCTTGGGAAAGCCACTGAAGTACGAGGAAACGCCCCCAGCACGTGA